attttattttctttagactttaaaaatattctcttgtattttttaataacactaaattaacttaactaattatttacttaaattttatactttaattattaaataatgctcCGGACATTACAATTAGTCAACTCGAAAggcataataaaaaattcataatggcCATACCTCATTCGAATCGGCATCCTTGGAACATCTTCTTCTCTCACTTTCAACTGATGGCACCCCGAAAGAGGGTCTATCTTCAAGAATACTGGAGCTCCCTTGAATTGATTGAACAAATCATCAATCCTTGGTAAGGGATACTTATTTTTGATAGTAACCCTATTCAACTTGCGGTAGTCTATACACACCTGCATAGATTCATCATTCTTCTTCACAAACAACATCAGCGCTCCCCATGGTGACACACTTGGACAGCCTTAATCCCTTTTTCAGTCATGGTGGTCATGTGCACCATCTCAGAGTAGTCAATCACCCTGACATGGATGATCATTTCACGAATTCGCGTAATTAACCCATCACGAAATCGTTCAGCTTTTGATTCTTCATCTGGTTTAAGGTTTGAGGTGTACCTTGACAACCTTTGGAATTCAGCCGAGTACTGCTTAACTGTCATGGACCCCTGTTTCAGATCTTGAAAATCTCTTGTACATTGCTGCCTCTGTGCACGTGGGAAGAAACGATCGTTAAACTCTCTTTTGAAGCGCTCCAAAGGAATAGAAACACCTTGCCCATACTCTGTAGTGAGGTGTAATTTCCTGGACTTCCACTAGTTCTTTGCCTCACCTCTTAGCTTCATATTTGCATGCTCCACCTTTTGTGCATCGGTATAGTGCAATGTCTCTGTCAAATTCTCATGAGAGGTAAGCCAACCATCAGCTGTAATTGGCCCCTCTTCCCTATAGAAATTAGACGAATTATGCCTGCTGAAATGAACGGAGGAACATCCAACCACTGGAGCATGCTCAGCTGGCCTAGGTGCAGCGGCAAACAAGGCATCCCAAACTGCCTAAAATCATGCATGTATTGTGGAGGAGGTGGAGGCGTTTCATCGTCACAACCATGCACTGATTCCACATCCCTCATGCGGCGTACAACTCTAGGTCGTCTAGGTGGCATACTTGTCTGCACAAGGAAATGCCACATAAGCAACACTGTACAAGAAAGACAAGATGCATCACAATATCAATGCAATGCACACACACAAGAATCCTAAACATTTTCCTTATCTGAGTTAAAGCTTTTAAATTCTTAAGGCTCATTGTAATCATATACTCTAGAGCATCTCCTAAGTTTCCGCTTTCCATTTTTCCTTACCAAATCTAGAGCTAACTACTCTGATACCATCTGCTGTGAcgaccaatttttttatttattttttttaaaaaaacatgcaTAAAGCATGAAATGAATCCTCACATTGGCACGACTATTTgttgctcagccaacataatGTACACGTTCCATAACCTGTACTTGATATTCAAAGTAACAtctaacatagcaaaatatatcATAATACCAATCAGTCATAACGGAAAGCACATTTATGAGTAGTCtgtggtccatacaaaagagccaatAACCTATGTCTAtatatttaaggcttataacaTATACCACAATTACAAAAGAATGGTTATACAAAAATACGTAGTAcatgcgtcacaagccatatgtAAAAGAtaaccaaaagacaaagaaCTCGGTAGTCCAACACATTACGATTGTCGCTATAGGCTTCAATCGTAATACCCAAAATATAAGGCCACTAGGTCATCATCTAGCTTAGGAGTACCTGCAGTCATAGCATCAGAGTCTGTACGGTTGCGGAGGTTGCTGCATCCGCACAAGTGAAACAATGAGTTCATcatctcagtacataatacttagacctcagtgatattaaattgactgagttttcgcaaagaaccaactttttctttataGTCTTACGAGCACTATAATAGctatcaattttataaacttttgtttgaaaaacccacatagctgatatagcaaataccgactaatagaaaatatttaaaacatattatgtagttgtgaacatatatagaagtttcaatcattccaccttggaagcttctacatatcAACCCATCAACAATATATTACTTTGTGGGTTGTTTGCTTAGGTTTACATACACGCAAGGTCATTCGAATGCACATAACCCTTAGGCTTAAATAATGGTATTTAGTTTGTTGTATCGAAACACAAGCATCTCATGCataaaaaataccaacaaactGTACATTACTGCTCGAGACATATCTATACAGAGCACTAGCATCCTTAAGTTAATGAAACACCTGCCTCCCAATACATTGAGGCTTAATGCATTTTGGAAATACTAAAACAAGACATTTAACTTAGCTATACAAGGACATTTGCATTCCTAGTTATCAGTAACACTACGGTTGAATACATTGAGACTCATTGCCTTTGAGCGTTAGTGtgatcatgcgagcactagagtgagaCTCCAATATGCTAGCACATCTTTACTAAAGAACAAATAACAACTGCCTGCTATACCAAGACATAACATTCCAATCTCCGAATAATATGAACATCTAGGCACATCCAAACTCAATacttcttaaatcatgcaactaataCATTTAGTAAAACTACAATATATAAGACATGCAACACATTCTGATCACATCACAATATATGTATACGTATGTGAGTATCGTTAGTCGTGGCTCTAATAACATAAAGTATTTGTAATCCACGTTAACATAGAGTCGTGGCTCAAGTTGTGCTCTTGTGGCACATAGGTAACCATGTTGTGCTCTTGTGGCACATAATTAACCATGTTGTACTCTTGTGGCACGTAAATAACCAGGTTGTGCTCTTGTGGCATGTAAGTAACCATGCTTTGCTCTCGTGGCACGTAATGCATCATGTTCCCAATTTTATAACTCATTCAAAAATCACAATCATATTATAATGCAAATCACAGTTTACAAAATTTCCAACCATATCATACAGTCACACCATTCATTCCAAATTCCACATATTATATACATACTTCAAAACCctataatttcaatatactcaaaagtacttaaatcatccaaaacatatcataATCAACATTAAGTTAGTTCGGGtttgtaaaattatatatattttgcaatttatcatatatgaaaataatacttctcagtgagtagaatacttacCTTAGGTTGCTCGTACTCTCAATTTCAACAATCCTAGGTTTGACCCACTATAATTATAACACGATGCACCATTTAGCTTTATAATGAACAACCATAACAATTAACACTTTGAATATTTCAAAGGCTATTTTACCTGTTAATTGACTAAACCCATACTTAACAATATTCATAGGTTTATAAATAAAACCcccaatttatacaaattattaacattaaaacctaaccctcataaatacttatttttacaaaacccatggATAATTTGGAATTAATCATTACTATAACCACAATAAATCCACAAATTAATAATCTAggttttaaatacttaaaaactccaaattaatttaacccataaaATTAGGGTTTCCCCAACTTAACCCataattataaaacactaccccAATTACAATATTACTAACcccaatagcatttactaagggttaatctcataaaatacaactaaaatcaaatacttaaaagttagggtttgaggaaaaagttacccaaaattcaccaaactacaacccaaagtttgggtagcctcaagtaaTCTCCAACAACTCAAACACCTAAAGAACAATGAgaattaaactcacatttcaagattttaaccCATAAATCTCAAGAACACGAGTTTaatgttttacctcaaaatgattgATGAAAACGTAGATCCAAGTGCAAGGATCATGTTTCCGAAGACGAATCGAAGAttggaccgttggatcttcgtagattaAGGATTTTGTGTCAAAAACCCATGAAAAATCGGATAGAGGGGGAAAGAAACCGAGCTGCCGAGAAGAAAAATGAGTGATCTGCCCATATTAATTCAGGTCCTATCCAGGCGAATTTTATTTGCGTCCGGGCGCGCGCCCTCTGACCTGGGCGTGCGCTATAATCAGGCCTTTTGGACGCTCATGACTTAGCGTTCGGACGCgccactcatatatatatatttttatttgttttctaattcatttattttctatttttccattttatttcttGGACTACTAAGCATTTTTCGGTGCATCCTATTGCATTTTCCAACCATCTAATAAATCTTAGTCGtttattccctaaattttaCTCTTAAAACATGATTTAAAATTCAGGACTTTACACATTCACATGACaccaaatcataatttttttttattttttttattttttatttttttaaaaaaaaggttcaaattaACTTCCATCAGTGTTTGGCTTATACGCTGACATACGCCTGTTACGATACTATATTTATCCGTGTTTTTAAATAGAgaagtaaaaagtgattttatttCCCAaattcttttagaaaaaaaaaaaaaaaaaattaaaaaaagctaCTACTAATGCTCTTGGTAATATCGATCATCGACACCAACATACGCGCCATTAAAGTTTTGGGTGAGATCAGTGAAATGCCGATAATATATATGTCGTTCGATCTCACTAACGTACATTCACATAACACccaatcaataaataaataaataataataataattcaaacttCCATCAGTGCTTGGCTTATACGTACGTAGACATATATACGTCTATTACGACACTATATTTATTGGTGTTTTTTAGATTCcagacaaaaataataataataataataaagaattcgtcaaaattaaatttagttaTTGACATTTTTCAATGCTTTATCCGCGTTAGGCCGATAAATGAGGTTTTTCTAGTCGTGGACGTGGAGCACGATTCCATAATTTTGAGAAGAAACTTAAGTAAACACTACGCCTAAAGGCTCAAGTGGTTATTTTCTAAAACCTTAATTCAATCGCGTTGAAATTAAAACACCGAGGGAGCTAgtaataattaataacaaaagaaaaatggaaaaaaaaaaacaacaacaatgtTTTAACAGCAAAGAACGAATCCATTTATATTACTAATTAAACAAATGATAGATATTGTGCAATATATATTGAAAACTATCATCATTACGTTAATTTGTCAATCTTATTCGGTTAAAGCCACAGTACTGTACTgtttctaaatatatatatatccgttGTGCGTTGACTTTATGCTGGTCAATTTCATACCTTAGAAAGATCGATAATGGACAATGATAATTATAGCATTTTTAGCTGACCACCTTTTGGTTCAAAGAAGAATTTACTTCCGTTGCTACCAACCCGGCCATTCCAGATTTGCAACTTATTTGACTGAAAATTAAATGAGCTTCACATTGTATTTTCAAACTTTTACCTACCAATccagaaaatgagaaaaaaggtAAATTTAGCCGTTTTGCACCAGCCTTTCTTTCTGCTCGATCTCCCTCTTCCCcttccctcccctcccctctaTAACTACCTCTTAACCTATCTTTGTCAAATGCCAACATCTGATTTTACAATCTTTCCTTTGTGAATCAGCCTCTTCGATCTTAACTTCGCTCTGATACAAGATATGGGGGGCTTCACTTTTGCAAAGATCAGTCTCATCCTGATTGTGGCTGCTTCCACCTTAGCAGTTTGTACGGCCAACAAAGAGTCCCCTCCCCCAAAATATAGACAAGGCCCCAACAAGATCATTGTAGGCGGGTCGGAGGGCTGGCGCTTCAACTTTAGCTACACTGGCTGGGCTCTTAAAAATGGCCCCTTCTACGTAAATGACACTTTAGGTGAGTTAATTGACGCTTCTTCTTATACTTTGGAAATATAACGTCTATTTATACGTACGTTTGTTGCATGCAGTTTTCAAGTATGATCCACCAACCGACAATACCACAATCCCTCACAGCGTATACTTGCTACCAAACCTCCGGAGCTTCTTAACGTG
The sequence above is drawn from the Alnus glutinosa chromosome 11, dhAlnGlut1.1, whole genome shotgun sequence genome and encodes:
- the LOC133882829 gene encoding uncharacterized protein LOC133882829, translating into MGGFTFAKISLILIVAASTLAVCTANKESPPPKYRQGPNKIIVGGSEGWRFNFSYTGWALKNGPFYVNDTLVFKYDPPTDNTTIPHSVYLLPNLRSFLTCNLTGAQMLANVTQGGGEGFEFVLKRWKPHYFACGQHDGIHCSVGQMKFFVMPMLRWFR